In Juglans microcarpa x Juglans regia isolate MS1-56 chromosome 1S, Jm3101_v1.0, whole genome shotgun sequence, the genomic stretch AAGGTATTACTTTTCATACACGTCTGCTAAACTGCCAGAAAATGGCTCTGACTTTGAGCTCAGTATCTTAAATTTGGCTAAGCCTTTTATATTATTCTTGTTGCTTGAATCGATTAGGGCTGGTGCTGTGGTGGCGAAGTATGGTGACAAGAGTGTTTACTTTGATTTGGAGGACTTGGGGAACACCACTGGGCAGTGGGACTTGTACGGGTCAGATGCGCCTTCACCATACAACTCACTACAGGTGTGTGACTTGTTTCTGCTTTCATAATTTCGATTTGGCGttgcaaaatgatttttttttgtgtgttagTCTTGAAGTCAATCTGATTCATATTTAGCCGGCAGCTTTGGTTGAAATGATTATCGGAATGTTTTTTGCATTGCCGTGTAATGGAATGCAGGCAGGTTGGAATTGTAAAATTTGTTGCTTATGGTCATGgaataaaaatatgtacttaAAAATTTCAACCTTGAGTTCTGAAAAACTTGAAGGCCAGAACTGGAACCATTTACGTTGGAATTTTAAGAATTCCACGCCCAAGCCGGAAATGGAGATTGCTTATTTGTGATAAACATCACAATGACAACATTGTAGAAGAACCCCTCTCCTCTGCTCATCCTGGATAGTGGATACAGCTATGTCAATTTGTTGTATCGTTGGATTTGATTTATGTGTTAATCTTGTGGATGCTAACGGCTATAAAATATTAGcatttacttgtcaaaaaatattCCTTAATCTTTGTCCAAACATAGTTGATTTATATGGCTGAATCTTAGATATGGAATTGCAGAGCAAATTCTTTGAGACATTTGCAGCTCCATTCACCAAGAGGGGGTTATTGCTCAAATTCTTGATATTGGGAGGTGGTTCCACCCTCACTTACTTCAGTGCCACTGCTTCGGGTGACATCCTGCCGATCGTGAAGGGCCCGCAACTTCCACCAAAGCCTGGCCCACGTGGCAAGCTCTAATTTGTTCGCAGATCCTCTTCTTTCAAGCTTTTCATTGTATGTAACTTATTTTTTAGATCCTGTAAGTATGTCTAAAGCCTACCTAAGATCCTTAATTGACTATTTATTTGGAGTACAAATCAGTTCATTGCTCTTATGTCTCAGTCTATTGTTGTTTGAGTATGATTTTTTTGTCATCTGATTTGCTGATAGTCTACAACTTGAAAGAAGGGCTTGTCTGGAAGCTAATTAGTGATGTATGCCTTTGAAGTTCCATAGAGATTGGAAACTAGGTCAGTGGGAGTGCTAGTGTCTCTGAACGTGatgtaaatttttgtttcatttcacaaaagtaaCATTTTTGGGACAACTTGGTAGCCTTTGGAACAGAATACTTAAGCCTTGAGGTCACCGTTTTAGGTTTGTACTCCTTTGATGAAAGTAAATGCTGCTAGGTCCTTTTATACTCCACCGGCCAACCAGCCGTATTTCTAGAGCCTGGCCTGAACATTCTGCTTCAAAGAAGTCCATGGATATTTAGAGAGTTGCGATTTCTATTCAGTCCAGAAGCCATTGTAAGTAGTTGAATCATCAGTTTTGAGGTTTCTTGAGGTTGAATTCATGACGTTATGATGCTCATCGTAACTACAACAATACAAACTGCTTTCGTCCGCATTCAAGTAGTTGTGAATGCCCTGATTTCAGTTTCCTGAAAAAGCGCATGAAATCAGTAGTGCTCCAAACCCAGTTAGTTAGTAGAACATTGAGTACACACCTATGAGAACCATTGTACGCTATCTGAGATAGTCACCTATTCATATTAAGTAGCTGtcagaatatttaaaaatggtgaaaaaggAGTATCTGTCAGACTACAATTTCACTTTGCTTGTACAGGCCAGAAAACAATCATGTTCAAATGCTTCAAGCCAAATTAGTTTTACTCGTTCTTCCCTATTTACAAAAGGAAGAAATAGAATGAAAACAGGTAATAAAAACTCAAAGATTGCTCCACATGGTACTGAAAATCTATATCTCGAGGTCAGGCTTTCTCACTCAATATATTCCTTTTCCTGTAAtgctctctgtctctctctctctctctctctctctctctcatgtggtcatcatttttgtctttttcatcTTCTCCCCCCTAAAGTTGTCAATGGCGTGCTGTTGGGCTTCTCAAACCACCCAAGTTCTCAAGATAGGAAACCTTCTTGTTTGTCGCTATGTTGGCAACTTTGTGCAAGTGATGATGGCTCTCGTCAGCACCCATGGACACTTCATCTAAATATTCTGTTGAGTCCTTTGACTCTGCATCCCCTTTATCCAGACCCCAACCCATGAAATCCGACAGTGTCACAGGTGCCCCCTCCTCATTCTCTTCTCTATGGACTGAGAAGATATCGGTCCCTGGAATATGAGGGGATTCTGTTGTAGAGTTCCTTCCACATGAAGCATGTGATGGATTTTGAGTGATGTAGTCAGCATAGAGTACATCCTCGATACGTGACAGAACTGTGAAGGCCAAGCTTTCTAGGATTCTTGAGTAACTCTCGAGAATAGCCTGCCCAACATCCTGCGAAGCCAAGAATAACCATTAACATAGTTCATAGAATAGGAGAAAAAAGTTCTGGGAATGATCATTGGCATGATCCTTTTTCCTTGCAATAAAAACCTAGATATGAATATGTTTGTACCCGGTTGTATTGGATTTTGCTGATGTCTAGTGCAGATTGGGGAGTCCCGGGAAACCGGTGCTTGAGGATGAGTAAAATGGTCTCGGCTCTCTCTTCAAAGAGCTCTCTCTTCTCCAAGCTTACAGCCGAACCCCAAGCAGATTTTCCATCTTTTTGGatcatcttcctcttccaaATCACTATGGAAGCCTCAATTCTGTTCTTTAGGTCTAGGATTTTGTGCTCCGATGACAAGTCCATGGTGGAGAGAAACTGGTCGGGATCAAAAAATTCTTCTGTAATACTCTTATAGATCGAGTCCCCAAGGCTTGCCCGACCATTCTTCCAtagcaccaaaaaaaaaaaaaaaaaaaaaaagggagagaaacaAAAGTTGATGAGAAAATTGTTATGGCACCTTTCTTGCATTGCAAAAAGCACTTGTACGAGACTTATTCATTCTTTCCTTACCTTTGGCAGGGATTCAATATAGTTTTCTGGGATCTCCATTTCTGATAGAACTTGAGCATTTATGGCCATGGCTGCTTTAAGCACTTGGTTAACGCAATCTTTCTGATACTGCAAAAACTTTCTTGACATTTCAGATAGACCCTCTGGAGGAACTTGAGGAGTAGGTAGCCACCATTTGTCGTCTTTCCTCTTCGCATTCCCTTTCTCAGAGTCATCAGCATTTTTTGACGCATAATAGAACTCATTTTGGTCTTTGAAATTATCTAGACAATCCTGCAGATCGTAAGTCCTTAATTTTAgttgaacaattatatattaaatcattaatAGGGTTTTGCATAATTGCTTTTTAGACCATGAAAAGTTTGTGTTTTTACAATAAGCATTGCATCAAGCTTGCGCAAGGCGGGGATGTTCATGTGTAGATCAGTTCGTTGCCGTGTCACCATTATCTGTCATatcataaaacataaacacttcaggatatggagagagagagagagagagagagagagattgttaCCTCCATATTGACTCCGTCCTTGGATTTTTGTTGGGAAGGAACAAATTCAACAACGTAATCGGTGACACAAAGAAGCCAATCGATTTCTTTTCTCcaccttgtttttctttctgcAGACATTGGCTCTAGACGCGATTGTTCACCAAAAACAGAAGCTGCGTTGCATTGCAATAGAAAATCAAGGGAAACTTAAATTGCAATTGATATTTActtgagtctttttttttttctaagttctTTTTCTTGCTTTCGGAAAGGAAGCAAGAAATAATAGCTTATCCtcctaattatataaaatccttgctatttttttttttcttttttaccgtAAGTGTgtaccaaaaattaaaagatgggTTTTCTTCCTTAAGCATTAAAGCTTCTTAATCAATCAACACCCGTGGATGCAAAAAAAGGGTAGATCTCAACAATACCAGCAAGGTTCGTAATGGCATTAGACAAAGCCAAGGCTGATGAAACACCCTTTCCTCCACCAGACATATCCTCACCCAACAGCAATTTAGCAAACCTCTCTTTCATCAGTTCCATATCTAAATCAAacacaaacaagaaaaaatagacTAAACTTGATTATTGGTTAGCAAAGTTCATTCTAATCAATTAGAATCATCAAGGATTCAAGATATATGCATGATTGATGTAATCGGTACAGTAAACCCAATGCATTAAAATCATCAGCACATAGTTTCACATCCTAGCCTATTTTACCTTTGAGGTATAGGGACAAAGagattaacaaaacttttaCAGCAACTTATTGTTAATGAAGAATGATTGAAATGAATGTTTGCGTTGGAAAAACTAAAAGGCGACTTGCCAGAGGGTTGCTTGTCTTTGGCTGCAGCTGCGTCTTTGCTCAACCTCGATTCAGTACCTTTGAGTGCAAACCCATTTTTTTGTCTCTCCAATGGCTGATCCGACTCTTTACAGAACATTGTCGTGCTATCATCATCGGCAGGGTCTAAGGAAGAACCACCATCAAAGCTCATTCTCTTTCCATGTCTCCCTGCACTCTCATGCATCCCTCTAAACTTTAATACTCTGGATCTGTAATTTTCTTGCTCTTCTTCGATTGCCCGAACCATTTTTAGTTTTCTCAGGAAAGCTTTTGCAGAATGAACAAGGTAGAACACATGCGATTTGTTCGACCCGTCGGAAGGAGTTGGAGAGGGAGCTATTTtgtctattatttttgttacgAGAGTGAGAGCTAGGGAGATGGAAAAAGATGGGAGAAAGCCTAACTCCCAAATGAAATGATTGAGGaaagatgttatttttttttctttttttgttaggaATTAGTGTTTTTTGACAAAACTTGATCTTGATTTGTTCGATGGATGTGTGttagtttttccttttctcagTTTAGGGAGCCAGAACGTGGGGTGCATGTTTATGCAGAAATGGAGGTCATGTGTTAGAgccatttttgtttattttttttgttatcagTGAATTGGATGGTTGAGGTTTTTAAGTGAAGGTCAAAGGAAAGCCATAATCCAAGGAAAGACAGACAGGCTTGCTGaccacatctctctctctctctctctctctctctctctcgaaatGGAAGGTTGATATGTGTCAAAAGGCGGCTCAAGACACGTAAAGCTTGCGTCTGTGTCCAGGACTCCAGACAACTTTGTATtagatctgtttttttttttttttttgtatttctgttAATAATCATGTTCAGCCTGCATGATGTCTCGATAACTTTGTTTAGGTTGTTAAGAACTCGTTACATTGAAGAATGTTTAAAGCCATAACAACTAATTATTTAGTTGGAAAAATCAGTTGGTTGTAACAACAAAAATGAAGTTTGAGATTTATAATATTACagaaaaaagtgttttatgCTTATCTATTGGTGGAATTAAGCAGACTATCAGCAGcaataatgaaaaaaacaaacacatgCAGCATGAAATTAGCTACAGATGAATCTGTTTTTCTTTcgaagatgatatatatatgaaggCATCCATCCCTGTCAAATCTTCATGAACTTCCCACATGATAGAAAGATAATCATTTGGTATtctaaatccaaaaaataaaaattacttttagtaCTCGAAAATCACCCGCTTTGCtgctatttttcaaattcacatttTGACGGAAAAATTGTCAATCATACAATGATTAATCTATCGTaacaaataatgataattttttctattattttttttttcctctctccttTACATTGGGCCCGTGCTTATTAGAAATAATCTACTGCAGCTTTTGGTTGTAATATAGCAGGCTGATTTTTGAACTGCAATAAAACTGCTTCATGCGATTTTCCCTCGTAAAAAATGAGcctttttttatattctattgacTGATTTGGAATAATTGTTAGGACCTTCCACCCTTTTTACTCTTATATCTTATAACTCTTTATAATATCTCCTTATAGTTAAAAGAGGGTATAACGTTAACAGTAATAAACAATAGTGAACACAACAAAACCACATAATCACGGCAAAACCACTATATCTCTCATCCTCAAAGCAAATCCACggcaaaatcaccacaaaatcacagtaaaatcattacaaaaataccacaaaatcaaaaaatcaccacacaaatcacgGTGGTAGAGGGGAAACTGGCTgtgtgtgagagggagagatgccgtgagagagtgaggaagCATAGGTGGCAGATCGAGGCCATGGGTGGTTGGAATGGGTCAGTAGTGGCCTGAGGATGCCGGAGAGAGTGGTCACACGCCATGGATGGCGGCGTACGATGGTGGAGGTGGCCTAAGGGGAAGTGGGCATCCGTGAGGGAAGGTGAGCATGCATGGTGGCTCGGCTGGACGTGGGGATGGCTACGAGAGATGGTCGGTGGACAAAGGAGGTCCTGGTGGTGGTGTGGTGGCAAGAGGTGGTGGAGCTCCGTCGTGGGTGTGGAGAACCCGTGCAAGAGAGAGGTGGActtcgtgggggcaaacggcaGGAAGGTGGAAGCCGAGCTCACTGGAGAAGGATGGCTGGTGGGAGGGGAGGCTATCGTGGAGATGGTGGCACCGGAGGATGGCCCACGGCGGCGCAgcaacatcaagcccattcgagTTGTGCActgccgagagagaggaagagagagcgtgagagaggaAGACAGGTGTGGGAGACTCgccggagtgaggtggtgccggtggaaggggcggtgaggctcATAGGCGCACGTCGGCGCCAAGCTAGGTAGTGGAGGAATTGGGTATGGGGAGAGCTGCGTATGACGTACGCTAAaggaaagggaggagagagagagcgccatggggagaaagagagaggggctggAGTTTTATTGTAAAATCCAACGTCTGAatctaaaatttgtttaaaaatattgtgcagattttacacactttaaaattatataaataatttctattaaaatttagagatacaaTTATAAGAttgtaatatttatcattataataaataatttctcttgttaaaatttatatataaataatttctcttattaaaacactgatttaaactaatttaaaatttaaataatttaaatataaataacatatcatacataaactatcaaatttaatttataaaatactaatctttcatcattaaataaatgatgaaattttattaaatatttttaagaaattaatctctacccttcattttaagtccttagataaatattttaagtccttattaaatatttttcagaaattaaaaccatttaaataattagagttttaacataatttaaatatgataatatccttaattaactaaataaatagcatatgatacataaactatcaaatttaatttataaaatactaatcttccaccattaaataaatgatgaaattttactaaatatatttaagaaattaaaaccatataaataattagagttttaatataatttaaatatgataatattcttaattaactaaattaggcaaacgtgcgtggggaggagagagagggagaaaggaaaagtgaggaaaaatgttaatttttaggttttaaatctcAACTCTTTATCTTAAATCTTTAGATTTAATCTAACGGTAgaagtttaaatattaatttaaactaacataaaatagataattaaaatataaatattatatcatacacttaaaattaactttaatttataagtgAAACATGAACAGTGCTATGCTACAATAACGAACAGAGTTACAGTAATGAACAATGCTGAACAGTGCTACataaacagtaataaacagtGTTACGTGCATCCGCATCCATCTCTACATCCTCACAGCAAAATGACTACACAAATCACCAGATCACCAAACAAATCGctacaaaaatcataaaattatcacaaaatcataaaatcaccacacaaatcacaaaatcacaaaaaaatgaggGGAAAAGTTAGGGTTTGGGATTTTAAATCTTAACTCTTCATCTTCAATATCCAAATTTGATCCAACAGTGGAGGTTAgactaacttaaaatagataattaaaatataaattcaactttaatttataaaatattaatcttttatcattaaataaatgatggagttttgttaaatatttttaagagagtcaaatcatataaataattagagtttttaatataatttaaatcttataatatttataattaactaaaatcatttagataaaatgattttctaccattataatatttttgaagtttttcaaatagaagagacttactttaatgatgaaaaaatgtgagagcaatatagaaataaaagattctatattttttcagtGTTCCCTAGGTCATTGATTATTGTGGTTGAATTCTacacaatttaaattttttgctaagaaaactattgttaaatatctaaaatcttttaattttcatactATTCATATTACTGTAAcgttttgttatcattatgatacttgttaaaatttatttttctgctctgtgtattaaattattaactaattattttctttaaaaaaatatattacttttacacattatattattttttagacacATTATTTTCAATTAGACAAATGGGCAAACGTGTGTTCCACGTTATATAACTgttagtgtgtgtatatatatattatatgtttgcttaggaaaaaaaatgcaagtagAGCTGGATGAAAACAAGCCTATATATCATGGGAAAATGCTAGGTTGCCCATGGTGTTCCCTCTGAATTTGACTGctcatctatttttatttttctaatgattaaaaaatttattattaaaaatttatgtattttaaa encodes the following:
- the LOC121247742 gene encoding photosystem I reaction center subunit VI, chloroplastic-like; the encoded protein is MASLATFAAVQPPTIKGLGGSSLIGTKLSCKPTLQSLRPRRLRAGAVVAKYGDKSVYFDLEDLGNTTGQWDLYGSDAPSPYNSLQSKFFETFAAPFTKRGLLLKFLILGGGSTLTYFSATASGDILPIVKGPQLPPKPGPRGKL
- the LOC121247744 gene encoding rop guanine nucleotide exchange factor 12-like, which encodes MVRAIEEEQENYRSRVLKFRGMHESAGRHGKRMSFDGGSSLDPADDDSTTMFCKESDQPLERQKNGFALKGTESRLSKDAAAAKDKQPSDMELMKERFAKLLLGEDMSGGGKGVSSALALSNAITNLAASVFGEQSRLEPMSAERKTRWRKEIDWLLCVTDYVVEFVPSQQKSKDGVNMEIMVTRQRTDLHMNIPALRKLDAMLIDCLDNFKDQNEFYYASKNADDSEKGNAKRKDDKWWLPTPQVPPEGLSEMSRKFLQYQKDCVNQVLKAAMAINAQVLSEMEIPENYIESLPKNGRASLGDSIYKSITEEFFDPDQFLSTMDLSSEHKILDLKNRIEASIVIWKRKMIQKDGKSAWGSAVSLEKRELFEERAETILLILKHRFPGTPQSALDISKIQYNRDVGQAILESYSRILESLAFTVLSRIEDVLYADYITQNPSHASCGRNSTTESPHIPGTDIFSVHREENEEGAPVTLSDFMGWGLDKGDAESKDSTEYLDEVSMGADESHHHLHKVANIATNKKVSYLENLGGLRSPTARH